ATCCAAGTTCAGAAATATGGAGAAGATCCTCAAGATGGAATCTGTATCATAGATAGTGCTGTGGTTGTTTCCGTGTGAATTCGCTGGGATAAGAATGTCTTCAAGAATTGCCTGATCCAGTTGAAGACCAATACGCCTCTCTAAATCGGATTTGCAGGATGTAATTGCCGATGCTGCTATTGCTGTTTTCAACAAGCTTGAAAGAAATGCCATTGGAACTGTACTCTTCCTCGATTGAGTTGGTAGTAAGCCAACTATTGCTTCAATAATGACCCTTTGTTTCTTCtgcaactccaaatccaacagACTTCCTTTGACTAGTTGAGGATCCCTAACAAGACCCTGAAGAGAATTATGAGCatagtttattaaaattttgcttatcaTATCTTGTTTTAGACCTTTTGACTTAACGGCAGATAAAACCCGTTGGAAGAAATCCAGATTAAGCACTGCAAGAGACTTTCCCCACCAATCTGCAGGTGTTTCTGGTTCTATGTTTGGGGCATGTTTTGCAGGGAAGTTATGGTCAAGCTTTAACAAGCCGGAGGTGAGTTGCTCTTTACAGGCATTATTTGCAATTGCGTTAATGAGCCTGTTGACTAAGTTAATCTCTTCCGATATGGGCAAAAGGCTTTCACAGGAGTGAAGAATGgatattgaatttgatatgttGGGAAACACTATCTCTTTTAGATAAGCTTCAGCTCGAGTCTCTAAGTTTTTCTCCGCAAAATCTTCTGTCATTTCTAGGGAATGGGCTGCACAACGCAGCATTGCAACATTTGACAATGTAATGTCGACATTTACTCCATAGCAGAACTTTGCAGCAAGCTCAAATGCCTCTGGTCCACCGGGTACAGCTGAGAGATTAACGCGTGAAACTTTTGAATCTTTTGCTTCCAACAACAATTTACGAATCCTTCCACTTCGAGAAACTAAAGGAAACTGCAAGAGAATTGAAACAACATGAGTATAGCTTCTAGTCAAGTTTGCTTTTCCTCTAAATTTACATTGACAGTGATAGATTTATTGCACACAAAATGCTCTGCAAATCCAAATAGAACTTTTCTCTTATTAAACATCTTGCACATCTATATGGAACTGCTCTATTGACAGTCTTATAATGTGTACACGAATTAGATAAatctatataattaacaaatcagTATAAAGTTTGCAATTCCCTCGAAAGCAATTTAAcaataatgaaatcaaaatgatCCGATTGATAATTTTAGATATTGTTTTTGACATGCCGAGTTGATATATATGGTATATGCCACTTGATAAAAAACCACAGCAGCAAAattgatagaaaaaataaatgcattacAATTGCTTAAAGCAGATTGTGTGTACCTTGTGAAGTGCAAAGCTTGATGCTCCAACTTCGATAGTAAGATCACTAGAGACATCAGAAATCGGCCTGCAAGATATACAGCAGACTGGTTGAAGATGTATTTCATTACatagagaaaagaaaacttCATGAACGAAACAAattgattaaaaacaaaaacgcAGGGATACATTTTTGTAAGTGCCAATAATTTAGAAACCATGCCGGGTCTT
This sequence is a window from Mangifera indica cultivar Alphonso chromosome 5, CATAS_Mindica_2.1, whole genome shotgun sequence. Protein-coding genes within it:
- the LOC123215970 gene encoding BTB/POZ domain-containing protein At1g03010-like isoform X2, translated to MSSNLRLQAFSRRPGMVSKLLALTKMPISDVSSDLTIEVGASSFALHKFPLVSRSGRIRKLLLEAKDSKVSRVNLSAVPGGPEAFELAAKFCYGVNVDITLSNVAMLRCAAHSLEMTEDFAEKNLETRAEAYLKEIVFPNISNSISILHSCESLLPISEEINLVNRLINAIANNACKEQLTSGLLKLDHNFPAKHAPNIEPETPADWWGKSLAVLNLDFFQRVLSAVKSKGLKQDMISKILINYAHNSLQGLVRDPQLVKGSLLDLELQKKQRVIIEAIVGLLPTQSRKSTVPMAFLSSLLKTAIAASAITSCKSDLERRIGLQLDQAILEDILIPANSHGNNHSTIYDTDSILRIFSIFLNLDEDDDEDNHMRDESEMVYDFDSPGSPKQSSILKVSKLLDNYLAEVALDSNLMPSKFIALAELLPDHARIVSDGLYRAVDIFLKVHPNIKDSERYRLCKTIDCQKLSQEACSHAAQNERLPVQMAVQVLYFEQIRLRNAMNGGHNQFFFGSINGQFPQRSSSGAGSGAISPRDNYASVRRENRELKLEVARMRMRLTDLEKDHVSMKQELVKSHPANKLFKSFTKKLGKLNALFRINGMKPIGGKANSENRFLFQKRWRHSVS
- the LOC123215970 gene encoding BTB/POZ domain-containing protein At1g03010-like isoform X1, producing MGVVTVGELKPSISGKRSFRPSSSIRHATEWPISDVSSDLTIEVGASSFALHKFPLVSRSGRIRKLLLEAKDSKVSRVNLSAVPGGPEAFELAAKFCYGVNVDITLSNVAMLRCAAHSLEMTEDFAEKNLETRAEAYLKEIVFPNISNSISILHSCESLLPISEEINLVNRLINAIANNACKEQLTSGLLKLDHNFPAKHAPNIEPETPADWWGKSLAVLNLDFFQRVLSAVKSKGLKQDMISKILINYAHNSLQGLVRDPQLVKGSLLDLELQKKQRVIIEAIVGLLPTQSRKSTVPMAFLSSLLKTAIAASAITSCKSDLERRIGLQLDQAILEDILIPANSHGNNHSTIYDTDSILRIFSIFLNLDEDDDEDNHMRDESEMVYDFDSPGSPKQSSILKVSKLLDNYLAEVALDSNLMPSKFIALAELLPDHARIVSDGLYRAVDIFLKVHPNIKDSERYRLCKTIDCQKLSQEACSHAAQNERLPVQMAVQVLYFEQIRLRNAMNGGHNQFFFGSINGQFPQRSSSGAGSGAISPRDNYASVRRENRELKLEVARMRMRLTDLEKDHVSMKQELVKSHPANKLFKSFTKKLGKLNALFRINGMKPIGGKANSENRFLFQKRWRHSVS